DNA from Oxyura jamaicensis isolate SHBP4307 breed ruddy duck chromosome 4, BPBGC_Ojam_1.0, whole genome shotgun sequence:
aaaaaactgtttaagtTCAGAATAACTTATATACTTTGTGCATGCACGGAACAGTAACACTGAACCAAATGTTCCAGACAAGTCACAAAGTTTACATTTTGGTCTGACACTTTTGCGAGCAAATAAGCGTATTCAACAATGCATGTATTGTAGGCGGTGTGAGCACACAGTCTGAGATAAAGTTCTTCCAGTTTGGGATAAAAATCACAGTATATTCTTGATCAACAGAGTCCtcaacagctttgttttctgtttcagccCCCAAATCTGTGACAGGGAATACGTTAAGGCAACTCTGCGAGAATGGCAACCCTCAACACCACTCAGTGGAACGAGACCACATCCATTTACCAGTACCTGGGCTTCCAAGTGCAAAAAATTTACCCCTTCCACGATAACTGGAACACTGCCTGCTTTGTTATTCTGATCATATTCATCTTTACTGTCGTCTCTCTGGTGGTGCTGGCATTCCTCTACGAACTGCTAGACTGTTGCTGctgtgtgaaaaacaaaactatgaaGGACTTGGAGAACGAACCCAACCCTGTTAGAGCGATGATGAACAGCTTCAGAAAGCGTGAAACAGAGGTGGTGTAGGAAGGACTGATCATCAGCACTCGAACAACATTTAACACTTTGAACAAATCCTCTTGTACCTTACCAACGAGCAAGtcccatgtgttttttttttttttttttttttgtttcgttTGGACTTAAATGTAATAGCAGCAGTTCCCATTTTATCTCTGGATGTGAACTTGAATAATTAGCAAAGGCTTTCTGAGTGCTTAGCAAAAGGATGATCTGTTGCAATGTTATGGTGGAAgaaaaattctttgtttttaaatgcatttctgttgttCATATTGAGTTACTAGAGTAGATCCTTGTCTACCTGAACGAACAAACACTGCTTAACATGCCTAAAGCGATGTTgcttaactggaaaaaaaatgcttatagAAATGCTCAGCAATGTGATCATACAGAGCACAACGGCACAGCACTGGCCTCCCACTGAGGTCAGCCATGCAGGGACAAGACAGACATATAAGGGATGAGGGGAAGAAAGATAGGAGACGGCAGGGTTTCAAGGCAAGAGAGCCCATGAGACAGGGGAGCTCGTGTGAGTTCTTGCCTTCAGCAGCTCTTACTACAGGTTCCTTGCTCTAAGAAAATAGGGTGGTGGGGGGAAAGCAAGCCAGCATGAAATTCATCCCTAAAATAGCCTTTGCTAACCTCCTGTGGTACAACTTgaccctttctccctcccttctccagtTCCAGAGAActgctctccccttccttcaTGTTCAACCTGTTTAACAGCTTCTGGGTATCAAGACACTGCACTATCTTAACTCCTATTATTTCCACAAAAGCACACTGAATTAGGACTGTGGTCTAGAAGAAACAGGGTCACCTTTCCATCCCCTAGCTGCTGCCGCTATGCCACCTGTGCCACTACAGGCAATCAGACGTGCTGGACATGTCAGTCCCACCTCAACTTTTCAAAGCTGAACTGCAGCTGACCGGGTTTGTGCTACAACACAAGCAAGACAGGCCACAGATCTCCCCTCACCATGACAACATTCCCTCCCAGCCAGCATGCAGTTTGCAGGTATCCACATGCTTCACAGAGGAGGCCACGTCACGATAACCCTTGCACTGGAGATGGTGGGATGGATGAGCAGCAAGCCGTGGCTTTGTTTTGCACAAGAGAAGTTCACCAGCCTGCGGATGCACCCCGGAGTTTGGCCCCTCATGCCCCTCTTTCTCACAAACTGACTGCAGAAAACCTGGACCATCGGCTTTTACCTCTAGCTCACCACATCATCCTTCTGTGTTGCGTGGCATCTATAGCttttaaaagaggaaagctTTGCCTTTACAAATTACAGCTGTAATGACAATGCACAAATGCGTAGCCCTCAGTACAACCCGGTAAGTCTCTCACTGCTGGACACGTAGAGAAAAGCAAGCCAGTGAGAAATGTCCCAGCCAGACCAAAGCTAGGTGTGGGACAAGATATTTAACTACATAAAACCCAAATAATGCTCCTGACATTAGGGAAACAAACCCCACCTAACAGCCAAATGACCAAGTAAGCTACAACACTGATCCTGCAGTTTATCCCTGCTAGAAACACCTCCGTGCCATGGCCAGCACCTGTAACGATAAACTTTTCTGATATAAAGTTTTTTTGATAAACTCCCTCTCTCAGGTTTCATATGCCTAAGCAACAGAAGATGTGGGCACAGACACTAAAGGACTTGCTAATTTCACTCATGTTCTTCCTGGTTGGCAAGAAGCAGTCAGACAGTACCAAGGCCACCAGTAACCAAGAAGCTCCAGTGGTTCATCTGGAAGAGCAATCTCCCTTCTCCAGTCACAAAACGACACCACTATCACTGCAAACATTCACCTCTCACACACTAACTACTGGCAAGACCGAATGGCATCAGCCCCGTATGCAGAGAATGCTTTTAGCTACGATCAAACTACAAGCACAATTAACAGAAGCCGATGTCCCAGCTACGAGACAATCGAGGAGTCACCCCAAGACAAGTGACGAAGGTCCCATTTGTGATGTCCTCTGGACCAGGGAGCTGTGCATTTGGCAGACTGCTGTCCTGCTCACGAGAGGCAAGGGAAGCCGTTGGGACACGCTGGACTAACGTGCCCCTTTCCTGAAAGCACCCCCTCCAAACACAACAGGACTGCTTTCCGCTGGCAGCGCTCCCCTGCCCACCGCCCTGCACGCAGGGAGGCAGCGTGCAGGAGCAGCACAAGCGTGTTGCACCGGCTTCGTGTCCTCGTGCTTTCCCAGGAAGCACACATGGGGAGAAGTCTCAGGACCCTGCTCCAGCTGACTGGTTTCACAGGAAGCTGGGTGTCTGCACAAGGAGCAGAAGACAAGGATCTTCCCTTGTGCAGCCCTACAGCCTCAGGAGAATTCTTCCCCTCACGTGAACCAAGCCAGAGAGGCGAGGCTGCGATACAGCTCCCAGAGATTTCAGCTCTTGATGGCCAGGACCACCGCCACAAAGGTCTCAAGAGTAAGACTTTCTGTTgatcaataaaaagaaataaacagatgtgatctatttcctttattttcctgttactaTTCTGAACTGAATAAACAAGGCAGCTTTGAATTTGTCAAGTAACTCGTTCGCATAATAATTTTAGACAACTATGCTAACAACTATTCTCACTGGAAAGCTCACAACAAATCTGCAGACACGTGCTACATTTACCTATGTGGTCACTCAAGGATTAGCATGGTCTCAGTGCCCCTCCATCCCAAAAAAGAGTCAAGGGCAGGTTCTCTGAGTCCTAGAATGACAGAATGATGGAGAACTTGCAGGCTCTGCATACCCAGGGACTATCGATGCTAACACACAATCACTGCAACATTATTTATTACCTCTGGTCACCAGACAACAAAACTGGAAACGATCCTCTTAATTTTCATTACTTCAGGGGTTCAGGGATTCTCCAACATGACTTTTTACTCCACCTCCCCAAGGCCCCGCTCTGCCATGAGCATACCCCAACAGGCACCTAGCAATCTGgcaattcaattaaaaaatgggGTTTTAGGCAACGGACTTTGACTCTGCAGTATCACCGGGCAAGGTGTGTGTTGCCTGTGGCTGCTTGGCCCATTCTGTCATTTGCCCCTCAGCACACTTGTTCTGAACCAGCTCCTACGAATACAAGGCAGGGAGCTGGTTTGCTCACTCTCCATTACTTCCACCCTTGGTGCTTCTGCAGCAGTTAGTAAATACTCTACAGGGAAAACTGAAAGGAGACCGAACTCATTGCGCATAAAGATGTTAGAAAAGTCCTGAAAGCTTTCTAATACTGTTTGGAATAAAGCCAGcaccataaaaataaagtgtgtttCCTCACAGCCACACGTTCTTATCTGTGTAAGCTCATCATCTGACAACTCCAAAAGCACTTACAGAAATACCCACcccacaaaaccacagaaacgAAACGACactttatttattctgctgctgctcacaaaGCTACTCAAATGCTCCAGATGAGAGTCACACTTGGACCGCCTGCCCATCGCTCTTTCCCAGTAAACCCCCCTCCCTCTGGATGCGCACTTTCGGATATCCCACGTacaatttgattttatttggaaaggACAGCATGGCAAAGGGGCAGTGGAAACCTGGCctgctctgatttattttaaatgtctggcTGATAACTTTATTTGGTGCCCTGAGGGGCTTTGAAAACCAAAGACAGACAAACTCACTACTCTTCCCCTAGGACAGAAGATGCTCCGCTCCTCCTATGGTCCTTGACAttcttccctgctgtttttAGTTGCATTGTTTCATTTAGTGTTTAGAAGTGAGCCACACGTGGCACTCGAAACACAAGCTTGCAATGGGTTTACACAACAGCATTACTTTGTATCTTTGTAATTACCGACGTCAGGTTTGCCCAACAGGGTGCATCAGAGAACTGTGCCAGGGCTTGCAGGGAATATTTACAAGGTGCCCAGATTTCTCACACAGTAACAGCAAACgcagggcaggctgctgtgcacacacaaaccctctccctgctgcacctTTCGTTTGCTCACACTCTTTGGGTGTTGCTTTATGAACTTTGGTTTCGAGAGGCACTTCTTCAGCACTGTCACCCCAGGGAAATGAGGCAACTCCTGACTAAGGAGGGCAGATACCTGCAGACGTGTTTGTGAGCCGAGATTAGTTCCCAAGTAAAACGAGAAGGGCTGCTAGCTGCAGTACGCCAGCCAGACACGGCGTAAGTTACAAGATCCATCTCACAGCAGCCTGACTCGAGGCTGGCAGAATTAAGTTTTCAGCACTCTCTCACCAGAAGGACCTACGGGCCCGGCACTCGCTGACACCCGCAACCCAAAGCCCAGCGTGACACAAAGCGAGGCTCTGGAAGCAGCAATTCCTCCAGCCGAGTAACGGCAACTGACAGGAGGAGGCCTGACCCACGCagccaaagttttttttttcacatcgTGCAACTGAATTTCCTTGTAAAAAGCGACAATTGAAGAGACAGGATGATTACAGACACAAGCAAAACTCGTGGATAGGCTGAGTCACGGTAATACGCTAAGTAAAAAAGCAGGAAACACAAAAGCAGCACGGCGCAGGCCACTCTCACTGACCTGCGTTCTGCTTCGAGCTCGACGAGCCACCTTGCTCtacctttgctttcttctttttcgAGGACGAGGAGTCGGAAGATGGCGCTGGGCGTTTCTCTACCGCCGGCGTGGAGAGGGCACGCTTCTTGAAGAGCTCTCGCTCCCTCAGCAAGCTCGGATCCATAGTTCTGCtcagggagaagaggaaggggcGCAGGAAGCAGGCTCAGCCCGGTATTTCAGAGCACGGCCAGCTGATAACGAGCCCGTTTGCGCTCCCCATGCCCCAGCTtcacccccccaccccgccccgcGCTCCCCTCACGCCCCCCTCAGGGGGGAGCCGccattttctcccccccccccccgcgcccaaccgccgccgccaccgcccccCCGCGCTCCCTCACCCGCCCGCCGCGGCGCGAGGCGCAGGCCGCTCGCCGCCTATTGGGCCATGCCGCCCTCCCGGCGgcccccgcgccgcccccgccccggaAGCGGGGCTGCCGCCCGTTGCTAGGGGGACGCGCGCGCCGGCGGCCATTAACGGGCCCgtctcctcccccccccccgcctttttttttcactccgTCTCCCAAGGTATCCCACACTTGTATTttgaataagattttttttttttaataaagactttcacacagtagaaaaaaaaaaaaagcatagatcAAGCAAAATCAGTGCTACATATAAAGTATTGCTCTGTATAAAGTAGTTTCTGTCATAATACATCTAACGTGCGTACACGTACACttcttacaaaaaataaatcttcagttAAAGATTCCTTTTCTTGTGTCCGCTTTGGGTTTCTTGATCTGGGGCACAGGCACAACAGGGGCTGCCGAGGCTCCAAACCATGCAGGCACCTTCCTCTTACAAGGGGGCTGTGAACtctgcaagaaggaaaaggtgttaaaaaaatacataaaaaaaacttttattttttacatctcATTCTAACTTAGAGTTCTGCAGCCCAAACCATGCTAATCAGGAGACATCAACCATCTAACACTGCCCCAGGACGGCTTACATCTGTGTCCCTGACATCCAGAACCTTTTTCAAGTGTATAATCAACTTGGTTATAAATCAGGTGATGCCAAGGAAATGTTAGGCATGCCCAAGAAAACTACTGGGCCTGCACCAAAGCATGCTGGCACAGCTCTAGAAGTGTCATCCTGATCCTTAGGAATTGCCTTTAAACAAAAATCCGTCAAACACACCCAAGACAACAAACCTGGGTGGCCAAACTTAGTAATGGATCAGCAGTATCAGCTACCTCCCCTAATGACTGGCTTGAGAAACAGGGGCTGAAAGCCACCAGTGTCACTGTGGGTGCCTGCCACCAGCTGTGCAAGGTTCCTTCTCCTCCACAAGAAAGTCATCAGCTCCACAGAACTCGTGGAGGCCAGTGTGAACATGCTGCACTTTGTGACTGCAGGAGGCATCCTGCACTGATGGGAAAGATGCCACAGCAACATAAAGCATGAATTCCAGTACTAGCTCTCCGCCAAGAGATAAATGTGTTTCTGCTCACCATTCAGCcacctgtttttaaataatggaaGGACCAAACTCTGTTGAGATGTCTCAAGACTGCTGCTGATTTGCCCTTGGGAAATGCACCAGGAGGACTGATCTACAGCCAGAAgacaggctgctgcagagcctaGAACATGAGGTGCATGCACAACACCAGGGCTCTCAGCACACGCTCCGATGAAGAATGAAGGGTACACATACCATTGCACTGTTCCTGGTTGAGAACAAAGGCAATTTACTCAGAATTGATGTTCTTGAAGCTCTCTGAAGCCATGATCAGGAAACAAAGATAATGTTCTAATATGTTCAGTGGTTCAGATAAGATAGCTGCTGTGCTGTTACAAATTACAACTACCTAAAAACAGTTCATGGATGCAGATGAACTGACCAGACCATGAACAATGGATTTGTCCGCATCAGGTTGTGTTCACATCCACTTTGCAGCCTTGAACCAGAAATTGAGGCAAATTGTACAGCAAGTGGTGCTGCTCAGAGCCATGCAACCTTTCTTTAGAGAAACACCAGCTGTATGCTCATACAGCTTGTTCATATGAACATCAGCACAGAAATCCTCAGTGTGACCAGAAACCCATCTCACACAACCTAGTAGAAGAAAGGGAGCCAGATGTCCTCCTGAGGTTTCGGGAGCACCTGCCACTAGAGGGCTGGCAAGAtcttctagggaaaaaaaaatcctaaagcaagctgctgctgtagAACTGCACAGGCGCATCGGATTCAGGTTCATCGAGGGCAAAACAAGGGGCATCCCCATCAAGCATATTAATAGAAAAAGTCTGCAGAGTTTTAGGCACAGGAAAGAACCCAAGCAGAAGCCAGGATTTTGGTTTAAGATAATCAGCAAAATCACCAAATCTAGACTTCGTTTCTGGCACAAAGCTACAGGCAGCCTCACCTTTGGCTGAGAGTCAGCAAAcaattcctcctcctcaggattAAGGGCTGGCTGGTTCCAGGAGGACAATGCGATGGGCTTCGTGTGGCCTGCTGCACCCCTGTCACCTGGCTGGGTGTCATCTGTGCTCTGTGCCTTTGCATATGACAGGAATGAAGCAGGCTGTTACATGCATTAAAGCAATAACTACATTCAATAGAAaggctgggcttttttttttttttttttttttttttttaagggggaaATAAGTTAGCCTGTAATTATAAACAGGAGTTCAACACCTCTGTTGAATGAGGTCCCTAATTATTTCTTATCCAtttcaccaaaataaaatttcagcaaGTGAAATGCATTCATTTCAATTACAGGAACTGGAAGTTTTACTTGggtgctgttgttgttgttgtttttttcctccctgttgtTGTGCTTTGACCAAGACACCTGTAGTAGAAAAGAATACTTCCTCTGTCCCAGTGGCCCCAAGAACTTGAAATAGTTGCTTCCATTTCAAGTACTGtattttcagatatgtttttCAAGCAAAGGTGTTAAATGAAAATGGGGTGGAAGGCACAGAGGTATTAACTCCCGATTTCTATATAATACCTGTTGTTCAGTGGTTGAAAGAACTAAAGCTTAGATTTTTGCATCGAGTGCACATCTCAGTCTCACTTTGAGCATTGCTAATGGCAAGTCTATCGCGTGCTTTATTATAGTAAGGACATCTATTTACCAAAGCTGAGGGCACCACTTGTGGATGTGTTTTTTCAGCTCCTTCCTTCAGCACAGGATTGATCAAATTACCCTATAAGAACAGCAGtaacattgttaaaaaaaacactcagcCGTTTTAAAACCTGTTTGCTACAGAGTTATTGGAACAAGGGTATTGTCTGAACAAGGCTATCTTCTGTAAGAGAAGGGAATGAAGTCTATTTTGATTAGCATTTAGATTTGCACTCTACTCATTTGTACAATATTAATTTGATCTCTAATAGCATGTCATTCCTATTATTAGCtccaacagcaacagaaaaaaagtatagttACAGCTGATGCAACTGGACTGCCAGATCaatttcagtgggaaaaaaatgctcagaCACTAATATTTTAGGAACAAAATAGTGCTCAGGAAGGCAAGAAGCAATCAATTCAGCAAAATGGCAAGGCTCCAAAAATATTTGAGCCCAAGTTAAAGAAGGCATCCCAAAACCCTGTAAGGAACAGACATGAAATCCTAGTACAGGCAGCAAGAGGATTTACAGTTAGAAATTTCTTTCTACTGTTCCCACCTCGAGCCACTCGATGAAGGGCAGCTTTTTGTACAAGGTGCTGAGCTGGACTTTCAGAGATTTGTGGATATGCTGAGAGGCCACCCTAGGGCTGGGAAGGCTTGTCTAGCCTTCCTCAAACTGCAGTAGAGAGCTCTGTATTTCCTTCTCCTAAAGAAAACTCCTCCCAAAGACTCAGACCTAGGGCACGACACTTTTCATGTTATCACAGCTACACAGAGGCACCCATGAAGGGCTGTCAAACAAGTCAGGCACGTATTGCCCCGGCTTTGTCCTGTTTCATCTCCCCTGGTATCTTTGAGCTTTCTAGACAAACGATCACTTTTCCCACATCACATCGGTCATCTGGTTCCAATGCATAATTAAGGTGAGAGCAGAACACAGACTCTGTCTGTAAAGGGTCAAGATTACCAAAGCCTCTCATACCAGACAGAAATATGAATATAGTTTTATTCCACTGTCCCAGCTATTGAGAAATCCTTTGTTTCTATGGGAAACCTTTTGTGTCTACTTTCTCAAGGGCTGAACAACAGCAGAAAGTGTTCATCCCTATTCTGAGGCCATTATTAAGCTGCAGTTGTGACAGTCTACAGCAGTGGGACCACCGGGTATCTGATCTTTCCCAGGTTGCACATCCAGCACCTACTACAGCAGACGTGAGTTAAGAGTTCCACATAGGAAGAGTTCCACAACTGAAGTGACATTGAGCAGACCACAGCTGGGATGCACAGGGACAGCCCTCTTCCTAGGCCAACACTTTGCAGGAGGAACTTTCTGGTCCTGTCTTAGAGGGGAGTAAGACTCTTATCCAGAGCTCAGGAAAAGGTGAATTGAGAAGATGGAAATGCCAAGCACTACTGCAAATAGCAACAAACAACAGCTTTTGGCCTGCtcctacaaaggaaaaagatttttttgttgttgtttttttttttaaacagaactgtttttgtAGCTTCTTTTGCTAACCTTTCTTTCACTCCACAAAGCATCTTCCTTGCTTGGTTGGTCTGctcctcttttttcctgctgcccaTCTGACCATACCAACACCCTTTTGACACCTGAACCACGCTGAGCCTTATTTCCATTCTCTTTCTTCAGTAATGCAATAACCATCTGGATGAGATATAGTTCAATATTTGCAGGAACAAGTTTTCTAATTGCTTGAATTTTGGTGgtgtcttgaaaaaaaatacaaatataataaattattaaaaaagaaataattgtccTTTCTCTCATTCATAGTTTTATGTTGTAAAGCATCAGTTTTCCCTCATTAAAGCACAGATTAAAGCATGGAAAGCCTTAGAAGTGAAACTTAATCCATAGGTTTGTATCATAAGAAACCAGAATGTGAGGTCATGGGATAAATCTCCTGCTCATCTGCACAAACTTACCACCCTCAAATTTAGTCTAAAATGTTATAATCAGCCTGCTTCTAAACCTGCATCTCCTATTAACCATTTTCTCTCGAGAGGAACACTGTTTTAACTCAGGCTGAATAGCCTCCCATCTTCTGTTATGCTGGAATGGATAATTTACAGAGCAGTAGGTTTAACAAAGCGAGCTGAGAGTCTGGCTCGGCCTGTaactgctgctgaaaggatACGATCACCCACGATAGGAGAGGAGGCACGAAGCTATGAAGCCAGAAAATTCAGCTAACTTAAGAAGTTAAGCTCTGAGGGAAAGGCTGAACTTTAAGTCCCCCATGAGCAGAGCCACAAGTACATGGCTGTTTTGAGCCTCTGAACTAGCCAAC
Protein-coding regions in this window:
- the SMIM18 gene encoding small integral membrane protein 18, with amino-acid sequence MATLNTTQWNETTSIYQYLGFQVQKIYPFHDNWNTACFVILIIFIFTVVSLVVLAFLYELLDCCCCVKNKTMKDLENEPNPVRAMMNSFRKRETEVV